A single region of the Jatrophihabitans sp. GAS493 genome encodes:
- a CDS encoding arylsulfatase — MVKSFGGVVNVDIRDSVEDWSPFEPPKAPENAPSVVYIVLDDVGFSAMSCYGGPIDTPNIDKIAQDGVRYTQWHTTALCSPTRSCLLTGRNHTRNSMACITEGASGFANASGTIPPENGMLPEILGEQGWNTYMVGKWHLCPTVEMNLASTRRNWPTGRGFERWYGFLGAETSQWYPELTYDNHPVDQPKTPEEGYHFGEDITDKAIEFIMDSKAVAPDKPFLLYYAPGACHAPHHAPTEWIEKYKGQFDMGYEVMREQTLARQKEMGIVPADTELPPINPLGTSETRSGPDGQPFPPLDVTKPWNDLSEDEKRLFARMAEVYAGFLAHADHQIGRLLEYLEKTGQRENTMVIVVSDNGASGEGGPDGSVNEMKFMNGIPDDITANLAMLDDLGGPKTYNHYPNGWAMAFNTPFKMWKRYEFNGGTSDPCVISWPAGSPARGEIRTQYHHAIDIMPTILDVLGVTPPQTIKGHAQSHFDGVSMRYSFDDAQAAGARKTQFYSMLGSRGIWHEGWKAITTHPTLAGWSNFNDDVWELYHTEVDRSESHNLAEEMPDKLKEMVNLWYAQAGANEGFPLDDRSALEIFISPRPQLSAPRTRYAYFPNHAEVPEAQAVVVRGRSFTIGAVVDLLEVGAQGVLFSQGSRFGGHTLYVKENRLHYVNSFVGMFEQMIVATEDLPTGTDLILSASFEKDGEDPPPVATGILSLFYGDKKVGEGRIKTQPGGYMIAGEGLAIGRDVGDPVTLDYPGERPYRFTGGTIQRVVVDVSGEPYIDLEREAQAMLMRE, encoded by the coding sequence ATAGTGAAGTCATTCGGTGGCGTGGTCAATGTCGATATCCGTGATTCGGTGGAGGACTGGTCCCCCTTCGAACCGCCGAAGGCACCGGAGAACGCGCCGAGCGTGGTGTACATCGTGCTCGATGACGTGGGCTTCTCGGCGATGTCCTGTTACGGCGGCCCGATCGACACCCCGAATATCGACAAGATCGCGCAAGACGGTGTCCGGTACACCCAGTGGCATACCACCGCGCTCTGTTCGCCGACCCGATCCTGCCTGCTGACCGGGCGCAACCACACCCGCAACAGCATGGCGTGCATCACCGAGGGCGCGAGCGGCTTCGCCAACGCGAGCGGCACCATCCCACCGGAGAACGGGATGCTGCCGGAGATTCTCGGCGAGCAGGGCTGGAACACCTACATGGTCGGCAAGTGGCACCTGTGCCCGACGGTGGAGATGAACCTCGCCTCGACTCGACGGAACTGGCCGACCGGCCGCGGCTTCGAGCGCTGGTACGGCTTTCTCGGTGCCGAGACGAGCCAGTGGTATCCCGAGCTGACCTACGACAATCACCCGGTCGACCAGCCCAAGACTCCCGAAGAGGGCTACCACTTCGGCGAGGACATCACCGACAAGGCGATCGAGTTCATCATGGACTCGAAGGCGGTCGCACCCGACAAGCCGTTCCTGCTGTATTACGCGCCTGGTGCCTGTCATGCTCCGCACCACGCGCCCACGGAGTGGATCGAGAAGTACAAGGGCCAGTTCGACATGGGGTACGAGGTAATGCGTGAGCAGACCCTGGCCCGCCAGAAGGAGATGGGGATCGTCCCCGCCGATACCGAGTTGCCGCCGATCAACCCGCTCGGAACTTCCGAGACACGCTCGGGTCCGGACGGCCAGCCCTTCCCGCCCCTGGATGTGACCAAGCCCTGGAATGATCTCAGCGAAGACGAGAAGCGACTCTTCGCCCGGATGGCTGAGGTCTATGCCGGCTTCCTGGCTCACGCCGATCATCAGATCGGGCGACTGCTGGAGTATCTGGAGAAGACCGGACAGCGTGAGAACACGATGGTCATCGTGGTATCCGACAATGGCGCCAGCGGCGAGGGTGGTCCCGACGGGTCGGTCAACGAGATGAAGTTCATGAACGGCATCCCCGACGACATCACGGCAAACCTGGCCATGCTCGACGACCTGGGGGGCCCGAAGACCTACAACCACTACCCGAACGGTTGGGCAATGGCCTTCAACACCCCGTTCAAGATGTGGAAGCGGTACGAGTTCAACGGCGGGACCTCCGACCCGTGCGTCATCTCCTGGCCGGCCGGATCACCGGCCCGCGGCGAGATCAGAACCCAGTATCACCACGCAATCGACATCATGCCGACGATCCTCGACGTCCTGGGGGTCACGCCGCCGCAGACGATCAAGGGACACGCACAGAGTCACTTCGACGGCGTCAGCATGCGGTACAGCTTCGACGACGCGCAGGCGGCCGGAGCGAGGAAGACGCAGTTCTATTCGATGCTCGGGTCCCGCGGAATCTGGCACGAGGGGTGGAAGGCGATCACCACGCATCCGACGCTCGCCGGCTGGAGCAACTTCAACGACGACGTCTGGGAGCTCTACCACACCGAGGTCGACCGCTCCGAGTCACATAATCTCGCCGAGGAAATGCCCGACAAACTCAAGGAGATGGTGAACCTCTGGTACGCGCAGGCGGGAGCCAACGAAGGGTTCCCGCTGGATGATCGGTCGGCCCTGGAGATCTTCATCTCGCCCCGGCCGCAACTCTCGGCTCCCCGGACGCGGTATGCGTACTTCCCGAACCACGCTGAGGTGCCGGAGGCGCAGGCGGTCGTGGTGCGCGGCCGCTCCTTCACCATCGGGGCGGTGGTTGACCTGCTAGAGGTCGGGGCGCAGGGCGTGCTCTTCTCCCAAGGTTCCCGATTCGGGGGGCATACCTTGTATGTGAAGGAGAATCGGCTCCACTACGTGAATAGCTTCGTCGGCATGTTCGAGCAGATGATCGTGGCCACCGAGGATCTACCGACCGGTACCGATCTGATTCTCTCGGCCTCGTTCGAGAAGGACGGCGAGGATCCTCCTCCGGTCGCGACCGGCATACTCTCCCTTTTCTACGGCGACAAGAAGGTCGGGGAGGGGCGGATCAAGACCCAACCCGGCGGCTACATGATCGCCGGCGAGGGGCTGGCGATCGGCCGCGACGTCGGCGATCCGGTCACCCTGGACTACCCCGGCGAGCGCCCATACCGCTTCACCGGAGGCACGATCCAGCGCGTCGTCGTCGACGTCTCGGGAGAGCCTTACATCGACCTCGAACGTGAGGCTCAGGCAATGCTCATGCGCGAATAG
- a CDS encoding HAD family phosphatase produces the protein MNEKSLANWRESPAKQAVFDFVAAITDPTSPDYLSPPDRVAVFDNDGTLWTEQPVYAQLMYALDRAAELGHPTTLQELHQGGMPALMQLLTLSHTGMTTDEFDEACRRWLASATDPRFGRHYPELVYQPMLELLSFLAENDFSCWIFSGGGTDFMRAWATDVYGIPPHRVIGSVGETELRTGANGPELVKKGVQIVNDGAQKPSSIHRHVGQRPILAAGNTDGDLAMLQWSAAHPGRTLQLVIQHTDAEREYNYDRDPILGSGTAELYAAATADGWTLVDMARDWLTVHPPVATSAPVRA, from the coding sequence ATGAATGAGAAATCATTAGCCAATTGGCGTGAGTCACCGGCCAAGCAGGCGGTGTTCGACTTCGTCGCCGCGATCACCGACCCGACCTCTCCCGACTACCTGTCACCGCCGGACCGGGTCGCGGTCTTCGACAACGACGGCACACTGTGGACCGAACAGCCGGTCTACGCACAGCTGATGTACGCCCTGGATCGAGCGGCCGAGCTGGGCCACCCGACGACGCTGCAGGAGTTGCACCAGGGTGGCATGCCCGCGTTGATGCAGCTGCTGACCCTGAGCCACACCGGCATGACGACCGACGAGTTCGACGAGGCCTGCCGGCGCTGGTTGGCGTCGGCGACGGACCCGCGATTCGGCCGGCACTACCCCGAACTGGTCTACCAGCCGATGCTCGAACTGCTCTCCTTCCTCGCCGAGAACGACTTCTCGTGCTGGATCTTCTCCGGTGGCGGCACCGATTTCATGCGTGCCTGGGCCACCGACGTCTATGGCATTCCGCCGCATCGCGTGATCGGCAGCGTCGGCGAGACTGAGCTGCGGACGGGAGCCAACGGTCCGGAACTGGTCAAGAAGGGTGTCCAGATCGTTAACGACGGCGCGCAGAAACCGAGTTCGATCCACCGTCACGTGGGACAGCGCCCCATCCTGGCCGCCGGCAACACCGACGGTGACCTGGCCATGCTGCAGTGGTCGGCAGCGCACCCCGGGCGCACCCTGCAGTTGGTCATCCAGCACACCGATGCCGAACGTGAATACAACTACGATCGGGACCCGATATTGGGTAGCGGCACGGCCGAGCTCTACGCAGCTGCGACGGCTGATGGCTGGACGCTTGTCGACATGGCGCGGGACTGGCTCACCGTTCACCCACCGGTGGCGACCTCGGCACCGGTGCGCGCCTGA
- a CDS encoding DUF1622 domain-containing protein, protein MTFTEVIEDVGKIVDGAGVTVTVIGLIVATANAARRTLNRAPDVYRGFRRELGRSILLGLELLVAADIIRTVAVTPTMESVAVLAAIVLIRTFLSFSLELEITGRWPWQKPDPGPTQARTGAEVATGG, encoded by the coding sequence ATGACGTTCACGGAAGTTATCGAAGACGTCGGAAAGATTGTGGACGGCGCTGGAGTCACGGTCACCGTCATCGGTCTGATCGTGGCCACTGCCAACGCGGCCCGCCGCACGCTCAACCGCGCACCCGACGTCTATCGGGGTTTCCGGCGCGAGCTGGGGCGCTCGATTCTGCTCGGGTTGGAGCTGCTGGTGGCCGCGGACATCATCCGCACGGTCGCCGTCACCCCGACGATGGAGAGCGTCGCCGTGCTGGCCGCCATCGTGCTGATCCGAACCTTCCTCAGCTTCTCCCTCGAACTCGAGATCACCGGCCGCTGGCCATGGCAGAAGCCCGACCCGGGCCCGACTCAGGCGCGCACCGGTGCCGAGGTCGCCACCGGTGGGTGA
- a CDS encoding arsenate reductase ArsC, with protein sequence MTNKPTVLFVCVHNAGRSQMAAGWLRDLAGDQIEIRSAGSQPAAQINPTAVQAMREVGIDIGTEVPKILTTDSVVSADVVVTMGCGDTCPYFPGKRYEDWQLTDPAGQDIEVVRGVRDEIKTRVIALISELLPAG encoded by the coding sequence ATGACCAACAAACCCACCGTACTTTTCGTCTGCGTGCACAACGCCGGCCGCTCGCAGATGGCTGCCGGCTGGCTGAGAGACCTCGCCGGCGACCAGATCGAGATCCGCTCGGCTGGTTCCCAGCCGGCCGCTCAGATCAATCCGACGGCCGTCCAGGCGATGCGCGAGGTCGGCATCGACATCGGCACCGAGGTGCCGAAGATCCTGACCACCGACTCCGTCGTTTCAGCCGATGTGGTCGTGACTATGGGCTGCGGCGACACCTGCCCGTATTTCCCGGGTAAACGTTACGAAGACTGGCAGCTCACCGACCCGGCCGGCCAAGACATCGAAGTGGTTCGAGGCGTCCGCGATGAGATCAAGACACGGGTCATCGCGCTGATCAGCGAACTCCTCCCCGCCGGCTGA
- a CDS encoding aquaporin, which translates to MTDLARRALAEFVGTAFLVAAVIGSGIAATRLSPHDVGLQLLENSIVTGAALVALILALQPVSAAFNPVVTMVERALGAVSTRDAAVLIAAQFTGGFVGAVLANLMFDLSAVSISTHHRQGGGVLLGEVVATLGLLVVIFGTLRAGRSDRVAFAVGGYILAAYWFTSSTSFANPAVTVARMFSDTFAGIAPSSVAAFVAMQLVGGLLGYVLVRGLYPSASAIAATTTMTTAAVTTPTENARP; encoded by the coding sequence ATGACCGACCTGGCCCGGCGCGCATTGGCCGAGTTCGTCGGAACCGCGTTTCTCGTCGCCGCCGTCATCGGCTCCGGCATCGCCGCAACCCGGCTCTCGCCGCATGATGTCGGCCTGCAATTGCTGGAGAACAGCATCGTCACCGGGGCCGCGCTGGTCGCGCTGATACTCGCGCTGCAGCCGGTCTCGGCCGCGTTCAACCCCGTCGTGACGATGGTCGAGCGCGCCCTGGGAGCGGTATCGACACGCGACGCGGCTGTGCTCATCGCGGCCCAGTTCACCGGCGGGTTCGTCGGTGCCGTCCTGGCCAATCTCATGTTCGACCTGTCGGCCGTGAGCATCTCCACCCATCATCGTCAGGGTGGTGGTGTGCTGCTGGGTGAGGTGGTGGCGACGCTCGGACTGCTGGTCGTCATCTTCGGCACCCTCCGCGCCGGCCGCTCAGACCGGGTGGCCTTCGCCGTCGGCGGCTACATCCTGGCGGCGTACTGGTTCACCAGCTCCACCTCCTTCGCCAACCCCGCGGTCACCGTCGCCCGGATGTTCTCCGATACGTTCGCCGGCATCGCACCGTCCTCGGTCGCCGCGTTCGTTGCCATGCAGCTGGTCGGCGGGCTGCTGGGGTACGTGCTCGTACGTGGTCTCTACCCATCCGCGTCAGCCATCGCCGCCACCACCACCATGACCACCGCCGCCGTCACCACGCCAACGGAGAATGCTCGCCCATGA
- a CDS encoding metalloregulator ArsR/SmtB family transcription factor, producing the protein MSKSLVVLNPVETVACCSPLSREPLSQPQAEQVAPLLKALADPVRLRLMSLVASHEGGEACVCDLNDAFDLSQPTISHHLKVLHEVGLLEREKRGVWVYYRARTDALANLGALIGDPSA; encoded by the coding sequence GTGTCGAAGTCATTGGTGGTCCTGAACCCGGTCGAGACGGTGGCCTGCTGCTCGCCGCTGTCGCGGGAACCCTTGTCGCAACCGCAGGCCGAACAGGTCGCGCCGCTGCTGAAGGCGCTCGCTGACCCGGTGCGCTTGCGGTTGATGTCGCTGGTTGCCTCCCACGAAGGGGGCGAGGCCTGCGTCTGCGACCTCAACGACGCCTTCGATCTGTCCCAGCCGACCATCAGCCATCACCTGAAGGTGCTGCACGAGGTCGGGTTGCTGGAGCGGGAGAAGCGCGGCGTCTGGGTGTACTACCGCGCACGCACTGACGCGCTGGCGAATCTCGGCGCCCTGATCGGTGACCCCTCGGCATGA
- a CDS encoding ArsI/CadI family heavy metal resistance metalloenzyme has protein sequence MSRVQLALNVDNLDEAISFYSRLFNTEPTKTKPGYANFAVTEPPLKLILMENPGQGGSINHLGVEVADVDTVDAEQSRLAESGLASIDERGTTCCYAKQDKFWVEGAPNGERWEIYTVLADSETFAAEQPDGAICCEAEVGAEPAASAVSCC, from the coding sequence ATGTCCCGCGTCCAACTCGCTCTCAACGTCGACAACCTTGACGAAGCGATCAGCTTCTACAGCCGGTTGTTCAACACCGAACCGACCAAGACGAAACCCGGCTACGCCAACTTCGCGGTGACTGAGCCGCCACTGAAGTTGATCCTCATGGAGAACCCGGGTCAGGGTGGAAGCATCAACCATCTGGGGGTCGAGGTCGCTGACGTCGACACCGTGGACGCCGAACAGAGCCGCCTGGCCGAATCCGGGCTGGCGTCGATCGACGAGCGGGGCACCACCTGCTGCTACGCCAAGCAGGACAAGTTCTGGGTCGAAGGTGCACCCAACGGCGAACGTTGGGAGATCTACACCGTCCTGGCTGACTCCGAAACCTTCGCGGCCGAACAGCCCGATGGGGCGATCTGCTGCGAGGCCGAAGTCGGTGCCGAGCCGGCCGCATCCGCCGTCAGCTGCTGCTAG
- a CDS encoding TIGR03086 family metal-binding protein, whose protein sequence is MELLESASAEFERVVRQLPVNCWEWSTPVQMSVRELVEHVVVGNRFTVLLLAGVPRGEAQARLAGDQLGADPVGAVVESAQAQLRAFAGVPAGQLVAGPKGDVPAVAFLRFRLVDLVVHAWDLLRAARLDETLDPQIVAALAELVQPHLDGMLAYGAYGSGPSGTVPAEASQQSRLLDWFGRRP, encoded by the coding sequence GTGGAGCTACTTGAATCGGCGTCGGCTGAGTTCGAACGGGTCGTGCGGCAACTGCCCGTGAATTGCTGGGAATGGTCGACGCCCGTGCAGATGTCAGTGCGCGAATTGGTTGAGCACGTTGTAGTTGGCAACCGTTTCACCGTGCTGCTTCTGGCCGGCGTCCCCCGCGGCGAGGCTCAAGCCAGGCTCGCCGGTGATCAACTCGGCGCAGACCCGGTCGGGGCGGTCGTCGAGTCGGCGCAGGCGCAGCTCCGAGCATTCGCCGGCGTCCCAGCAGGGCAACTGGTCGCGGGGCCGAAGGGTGACGTCCCGGCCGTCGCCTTTCTGCGATTCCGTCTCGTTGACCTCGTGGTCCATGCGTGGGATCTGCTTCGCGCCGCACGTCTGGACGAGACACTCGACCCGCAAATCGTTGCTGCATTGGCGGAGCTTGTGCAACCCCACCTGGACGGCATGCTCGCCTACGGCGCATACGGCTCGGGCCCGAGCGGCACCGTGCCGGCGGAGGCATCACAGCAGAGCCGACTCCTCGACTGGTTCGGGCGACGCCCGTAG
- a CDS encoding VOC family protein — MPKMFVNLPVTDLDRAKAFYTAVGFTINPQFTDHNAACVVVEDDHSYFMILLREFFQTFTDLPLGDPAKSPISATAIFVDSREEVDVAVAAGLAAGGTEAQPASDYGFMYQRQLTDPDGNILEFGYMDPVAAEKGPEAYMAQQQA, encoded by the coding sequence ATGCCCAAGATGTTCGTCAATTTGCCGGTGACCGACCTAGATCGCGCCAAGGCGTTCTACACAGCCGTCGGCTTCACCATCAACCCGCAATTCACCGATCACAACGCGGCCTGCGTCGTGGTCGAGGATGACCACAGTTACTTCATGATCCTGCTTCGCGAGTTCTTCCAGACCTTCACCGATCTGCCCCTCGGCGACCCGGCGAAGTCACCGATCTCGGCCACGGCAATCTTTGTCGACAGCCGCGAGGAGGTCGACGTGGCCGTGGCCGCCGGCCTCGCCGCCGGTGGCACCGAGGCGCAGCCGGCTTCGGACTATGGCTTCATGTACCAGCGGCAGCTGACCGATCCTGACGGCAACATCCTCGAGTTCGGCTACATGGATCCGGTGGCCGCCGAGAAGGGACCTGAGGCGTACATGGCGCAGCAGCAGGCCTGA
- a CDS encoding helix-turn-helix domain-containing protein: protein MAARDYGQYCGVTRALELVGERWALLIIRDLLVGPRRYGELAAGLPRIPTNILAARLKELQAAGVIRRAPRSRVIIYELTPYGQELEPLVLALGAWGFKAMGEPREEQVVTPDSMTMALRTAFRPQVAAALPATAYAAHFGPAELLIRVDGPALAVTRGDGPVDLAFAAGPGVRRLISGELTPDRAIATGVVEVLRGRGELLDRFANTFHLAA, encoded by the coding sequence ATGGCCGCCCGCGACTATGGGCAGTACTGCGGCGTCACGCGGGCCTTGGAGCTTGTCGGGGAGCGCTGGGCGCTGCTGATCATCCGCGATCTGCTCGTCGGACCCCGCCGCTACGGTGAACTGGCGGCGGGGCTCCCCCGCATCCCCACCAACATCCTGGCCGCCCGGCTGAAGGAGCTGCAGGCGGCTGGTGTCATCCGCCGGGCGCCACGATCACGCGTCATCATCTACGAGTTGACGCCCTATGGCCAGGAGCTGGAACCCCTCGTGCTCGCGCTCGGAGCCTGGGGTTTCAAGGCGATGGGCGAGCCGAGGGAGGAGCAGGTCGTCACCCCCGACTCGATGACCATGGCGCTGCGCACCGCGTTCCGGCCGCAGGTGGCGGCGGCGCTGCCCGCAACCGCCTACGCAGCGCACTTCGGTCCCGCTGAGCTGCTCATCCGGGTGGACGGTCCGGCGCTGGCTGTGACGCGCGGGGACGGGCCGGTCGACCTCGCATTCGCCGCCGGTCCGGGGGTCCGCCGGCTTATCTCCGGCGAGCTCACCCCCGACCGGGCGATCGCGACCGGCGTCGTCGAGGTGCTGCGGGGCCGCGGTGAGCTGCTTGACCGCTTCGCCAACACCTTCCACCTAGCCGCCTGA
- a CDS encoding NAD(P)/FAD-dependent oxidoreductase, which translates to MTTLEQTSLHPAEIFARWVAELGDAFERADAEAVAELVDADGFWKDILTFHWGYRTFSGRDSIVEGLVTSIPTARPRNFRVSPNRHAPRVVKRSSRPLIEAYFDFDTDLGSATGFVRLNYDADDPTPRRAWIVLTTLQSLWGFEERLGARRPTGEEYSHTFNGDNWLDIRQREQAFADRDPQVLVVGGGQAGLMIAARLRQMGADTLVVERHERVGDNWRERYHSLTLHNETWGNSLPYVPFPDTWPTFLPKDKLADWLEFYAETMELNVWAGTEFVGAERDESAGVWTATVRRGDGAERVFTVPHIVFATGGHSGVPYVPEVTGLNEFTGTVLHSSRFTDGREYAGKRAIVFGTGNSGHDIAQDLHANGATSVTLIQRSPTCVVSLKPSGTLVYAIYSEGVAAEDVDLITAAIPYDVLRDTYQWLTARTCTLDRELIDGLEAAGFRTDYEPDGTGFHMRYLRRGGGYYINVGCSDLIIDGSITVEQGSEVDRIVPGGLLRLDGRVIEADVLIFATGYANQQEGVRRLLGDEVAEKVGPIWGFDENGTMANMWQRTAQPGFWVMGGALMEARFQSRFLAVQIKAELEGLAPPRE; encoded by the coding sequence ATGACGACACTTGAACAGACGTCGCTGCACCCAGCAGAGATCTTCGCGCGCTGGGTCGCGGAACTGGGCGATGCCTTCGAGCGCGCCGACGCCGAAGCGGTCGCCGAGCTCGTCGACGCGGACGGATTTTGGAAAGATATCCTCACCTTTCATTGGGGATACCGCACCTTCTCCGGGCGAGACAGCATTGTCGAAGGACTGGTGACCTCAATCCCCACGGCTCGTCCGCGTAATTTTCGGGTCTCGCCGAACCGGCACGCGCCGCGCGTGGTGAAGCGCTCCTCCCGACCACTCATCGAGGCCTACTTCGACTTCGATACTGATCTGGGCAGCGCCACCGGCTTTGTCCGGCTGAACTACGACGCGGACGACCCGACCCCGCGGCGGGCCTGGATCGTGCTCACGACTCTGCAGTCTCTCTGGGGATTCGAGGAGCGTCTCGGGGCGCGCCGCCCGACGGGTGAGGAGTACTCGCACACATTCAACGGCGACAACTGGCTCGACATCCGGCAGCGCGAGCAGGCCTTCGCCGATCGTGATCCGCAGGTACTCGTCGTCGGCGGCGGCCAAGCCGGTCTGATGATCGCCGCTCGGCTGCGGCAGATGGGTGCCGACACGCTCGTCGTCGAGCGGCACGAGCGTGTGGGTGACAACTGGCGCGAGCGCTACCACTCGCTCACTCTGCATAACGAGACATGGGGAAACAGCCTTCCCTACGTCCCGTTCCCGGATACCTGGCCGACGTTTCTGCCCAAGGACAAGCTGGCCGACTGGCTCGAGTTCTACGCCGAGACGATGGAGCTGAACGTCTGGGCCGGTACCGAATTCGTTGGAGCCGAGCGCGATGAGAGCGCCGGTGTCTGGACGGCGACGGTGCGTCGGGGCGACGGTGCTGAGCGGGTCTTCACGGTGCCGCACATCGTCTTCGCCACCGGCGGCCACAGCGGAGTGCCTTATGTTCCCGAGGTAACCGGGCTGAATGAGTTCACCGGTACGGTGCTGCACTCCAGCCGGTTCACCGACGGGCGCGAGTACGCCGGCAAGCGGGCGATCGTCTTCGGCACCGGCAACTCCGGACATGACATCGCGCAGGATCTGCACGCCAACGGCGCCACGTCGGTGACGCTGATCCAGCGCAGCCCGACCTGTGTCGTGAGCCTCAAGCCGAGCGGCACGCTGGTCTACGCGATCTACTCCGAAGGGGTCGCGGCCGAGGACGTCGACCTGATCACGGCGGCGATTCCGTACGACGTTCTTCGTGACACTTACCAATGGCTCACGGCCCGTACCTGCACACTGGACCGGGAACTCATCGACGGACTCGAGGCGGCAGGCTTCCGCACCGACTATGAGCCGGATGGCACTGGCTTTCACATGCGATACCTGCGCCGTGGTGGTGGCTACTACATCAACGTCGGCTGCTCGGACCTGATCATCGACGGATCGATCACCGTCGAGCAGGGGTCTGAGGTCGACCGGATCGTGCCGGGTGGTCTTCTGCGCCTGGACGGGCGGGTCATCGAGGCCGACGTGCTGATCTTCGCGACCGGCTATGCCAACCAGCAGGAGGGGGTGCGCCGGCTGCTGGGTGACGAGGTGGCCGAGAAGGTCGGCCCGATCTGGGGCTTCGACGAGAACGGGACGATGGCCAACATGTGGCAGCGCACCGCTCAGCCGGGGTTCTGGGTGATGGGCGGCGCGTTGATGGAGGCCCGCTTCCAGTCGCGCTTCCTGGCCGTGCAGATCAAGGCTGAACTCGAAGGTCTGGCCCCGCCCCGGGAATGA
- a CDS encoding enoyl-CoA hydratase/isomerase family protein, producing the protein MRPELLAVSPVDVTAAVQLRSGPEPRACTLLLARPERGNAIDSDFAAALLQAARGVSELVAGGGIDCVLIAAEGKAFSVGGDLRDFPTDGDRAVPHIQAMAAVSHEAMALLLELPVPVIAQVQGVAAGAGIGLAVFADVVIASTHARFKAGYPAVGLSPDCATTWLLPRLVGERRAMDLLLTNRSVDATEAERWGLVSRVVAPEELEDAARQAVRAALQGGRDAAIETKRLLRSAPQDTLRAHMADEGTTIARLGGTPTAVAARTAFLETSRQQERSRT; encoded by the coding sequence ATGAGGCCCGAGTTGCTGGCGGTGTCCCCGGTCGATGTCACGGCTGCGGTCCAGCTTCGATCCGGACCCGAACCCCGGGCCTGCACACTGTTGTTGGCCCGTCCGGAGCGCGGTAATGCGATCGACTCCGACTTCGCGGCGGCCCTGCTACAGGCCGCCCGTGGGGTGAGTGAGTTGGTGGCCGGCGGGGGCATCGACTGCGTGCTGATTGCGGCCGAGGGAAAGGCGTTCAGCGTCGGCGGCGATCTGCGTGACTTCCCGACCGACGGTGACCGCGCTGTGCCGCACATTCAGGCGATGGCCGCCGTGAGCCATGAGGCGATGGCGTTGCTGCTGGAGTTGCCGGTGCCGGTGATCGCGCAGGTTCAGGGCGTGGCGGCCGGTGCCGGTATCGGTCTGGCCGTCTTCGCCGATGTGGTGATCGCCTCGACGCATGCTCGCTTCAAGGCCGGCTACCCGGCCGTCGGGCTGAGCCCGGACTGCGCGACGACCTGGCTGCTGCCGCGTCTGGTCGGTGAGCGGCGGGCTATGGACCTGCTCCTGACCAACCGGAGCGTGGATGCGACCGAGGCTGAGCGCTGGGGACTGGTGTCGCGTGTAGTCGCCCCCGAGGAGCTGGAGGATGCGGCCCGACAGGCGGTGCGGGCCGCGCTGCAGGGTGGCCGCGACGCAGCGATCGAGACGAAGCGATTGCTGCGATCCGCGCCGCAGGACACCCTGCGGGCGCACATGGCCGACGAAGGCACGACGATCGCCCGGCTCGGGGGTACCCCGACCGCGGTGGCCGCACGAACCGCCTTCCTCGAGACGAGTCGACAGCAGGAACGGAGCCGGACATGA